GAAGATATCGTCGGCAACCCGTTCTGGGAAACGCCTTGGTGGACCGACGATTATCGAGCGGCGGTCAAACAGTGGGTCGCTGAGGCAGCCGACGGAGAGTACGTCGAGTACGAGGCAGATCACCCGACAGAAGACGGTGGAAAGGCCACTGTCGAGGGGAATTTCCGACCGGTTACTGACGATGACGGAACTGCCTCCCGTATCATCGTCTCCGCGAAAGACGTCACACAACGACGGCGCCGAGAACGCGAATTGAAACGACGCAACGAGCAGTTCGATGAATTCGCGAGTTTCGTTTCACACGACCTCCAAAGCCCGGTTTCAACGGTTCAAGGACGTTTGGAATTAGCTCTTCAGACAGGAGAGATGGAACACGTCGAAAAGGCAGCTGAGGCGATCGACCGCGTCGACGAGTTACGCGATGATCTCGTGACGACGCTTCGAACGGGAGAAATCGTTTCGGGAACGGAGCGCATCGAGTTGGAATCCGTGCTGGACGACGTTTGGACTGCGGTCGATCCGCCACAGACCGCCTCAGTAACGGTCGAAGAAGGGACACGGATCGAGGCAGACACCGATGCCCTCCAACGGATGCTCGAGAACCTCGTGGGCAATTCAATCGAACACGGTCCCGACGACGTTACAATTCAAATAGGAGAATTCGAATCCGGGTTCTATTACGAGGATAGCGGTCCCGGTATCGACCCCGAACTTCGGGACCGGATTTTCACACCGGGGTTCTCGACGAAGAACGGAGAAGAAGGTATCGGGATGGGGATGGCAAGTGTTCGTCAAATCGTGCTCGCCCACGGGTGGGAAATTCATATCAAAGGTGGAAAGCACCTTGATGGAGTCCGATTCGAAATCACCGACTCGTAGTCCTCGGCGGATCTCCATTTTGGGTCAAAGGCAAATCCCACGAAGAGAACAACAATGTGAACAAGCGTTAACCGGGAACCACTATTAGGAAACTGAAGATGGAATCTCCTCCTCCGCTTGTCAACGGCGACGATTTCTATCAGACGCTTGTAGAAAACGCAGCCGAGGGGATGCTAACAATCGATGAACAGAGCAATATCGTTTATGCGAATCCGGCTGTTAAGGATATTCTCGGGTATTCTCCTGACGAATTGATCGGAAGTTCTAAAATGAAAATCATTCCAGAGCGTCTAGAACCCGTCCATTCCGCAGCTCTTGAATCATATGTTGACTCTGGTGAGCGAAATATCGACTGGGACGGGATAGAACTCCCCGCGCTTCACAAGGACGGACACGAGGTTCCAACGCTGATCAGTCTTCGTGAACACGAACACGACGGTGATCGGTATTTTACGGGCATCATTCGAGACATCACGGAGCGACGGAGACGGGAGAACCAGCTACAGGATCAGAAAGAACGGTTGGACGAGTTTGCTGACATTCTCACACACGACATCCGAAATCCACTCTCTGTTGCCCAAGGCTACACCGAAATCGCTCAAGAGAACCACGAGAGTCCGGAACTAAAGAAAGTCTCAGAGTCGTTATCTCGGATAGATGATCTGGTAGAGGATGTCCTGGAACTGTCCAAGGCGGGTCGCTCGATTGGTGAAACAGAGTCAATTGATGTTGAAGACTGCATCTACGAATCATGGGATAGCGTTGAAACCCGCCGGGCTACGTTACGGGTCGACGATGAACTCGGGTCAATAACTGCGGATAAGAGCCGCTTCCAAGAGCTGCTGGGGAACCTTTTTCGGAACTCAATCGATCACGGTGGCGAGGATGTCACAGTTCGTGTGGGATCTCTCTCCGAGGGGCCGGGTCTATACGTCGCAGATAATGGACCAGGAATTTCAAAATCGGTCCGATCAGATGTGTTTGAACACGGCTATTCGACGAATCAAGAGGGGACCGGCTATGGACTCTCGATAGTACACCAAATTGTCGAAGCGCACGGGTGGAAGATCAACATCACGGGAAGTTCCGAGGGTGGAGCACGGTTCGAAGTCACTTGGTGAAGTACGAAGATTTCCTCTCTAAAGAAAGAAATATACTGTTTTTCAGGGGTCGGGATGGGTGAGCCCCGCCGTAGGCTCGTGATTCGATGACCTCAGACGACGACCCGTTTCACGACTGCGAGTTGGATGCTGAGGCGATCCTCGGGACACACACCTTCGAAGACGTCCTGTTCACCGACGAGACGGAAACCCCGGTGAACGTGCTCACCGGCGAGACACCGGCACATTCGCAAGCAACCGTCGAGGAAGCGAAGGAGTTCGCTGGGAGTATCGACACGGAGACGCCCCAGATCGCGCTCCCCGCATCCGTCGAGTCGCAGGTCGAAACACAGAGCAAGCCCTACACGGCGGCCGCATTCTTCCACTTCAAGGCAACTGGCTCGCTCGAACGCCACCGTGCTTACCACGCCGCCTACGAGTCGGACGCGTTCGCGGTCGACTTCGAGGCCGACTACGAATCGGGCGACCTGACTATCACTGTCGAACGAGCGGACGAGGCCTGAGAATCCGCGGTCACGAGCAGGTTTTTCGAGCGCCGGCGATGGGTGCCGGCGCAGCTGGAGCGAGCAACGACCCCCGGTGCGTCGGCGTTTCGAGGTGTTCGAGATGCACATGGTAATTTACGCACTGGTAGAGGCATCGACGCACGACGACGCCCTGGCCACCGGAAAGTCAGTGTTCGACCGCTTGGTCGGCGCGGACCCACACGCCGGCGCCGTCTTCGATTACTATGTGACCTTCGACGAGGAGGACACGTCCGTTGCGGGGAAGGCGCGATGGGGGGAGTTGCCGACGGCAGCCCCCGTCGACTCCGACGACGGCCGGGATCTCCTCGAGCGTGGCTGGGAGGCGACGAAGGCGGAATTCGAGCGTAATCTCGACCGGGTGAAGGAGGCCATCGAGGAGCTCTCCGACGAGGAGATCATGCGCGACGAGGACCTCGCGCGGCACGCCTTCCACCAGGTCGGTGCGTACGACGGCCCAACGATCTTCCTGTACACCGAACACGGAACCGGCATTCGCCACCGTGGACAGTTGGATCGACTCCTCGAGGAGAGTGAAGAGCTCTGGATCGTGCCCGCTGACGTCCACTTCTGAACAATGCCCCGCATCACCAACTGGCGACGCGAGTGCCGCTCGCCGACGCTCGCGTATCGGAACACCGAGACCGGTGCGCGAGCCGTCCTGCATCGAGCGCCAGATTCGTATCGGTACAAATGGCGTGGAGCAATCCTCGTCGACGGCTACCCAGTGTGGTCGCGGGGGTACGAGACGAAAGACGCGACGGCGTTCCGTGACGAGCTCCGGGAGCGTCCCGCTCCGGACCTCAGCTGTCCGGAGTGTCCGAACGAGGACGTTCGTGTCGGCGAGAAAGCGGCAGACGGAGCGAAAGTCCAGCGGTGGTACGACTGCCCGGACTGTGGGTACGAAGCCCCCTCACGCATCATCTACGGGCGGAGTACGCCGTAACTCAGGGCTTGACTCCGAGAGTGAAGGCCGTACATTCCGCTAAGGAACGGGTGTGCGTGGTTTGTCTGCTTCTCACATATATGGAGGGTCAGCCACCGAGCCAATTAAGTATATCCAAAAGATATACATCGATATGGCGAATCGATTTCAAATCGACGGCGAGGAAGTTCTCGACGGCCAAGTCAAGGAGTTCGGGAACAGCGCCCACGTCACCGTCCCCAAACGCTGGCGTGGGGCTGACGTGAAAGTCGTCCGTACCTCAGAACCAACCAAACAAGACGAAGAATGACTGATTCACAGGCTCTCATCAAGACGCTGGACTTCCAGCTCGACATCCAGAGCGACAATGAGATCCTGCTGTACGACGCCACCCTCGAAGCGAGGTCGGTATACAACCAATCTATCCGACTCGCTAAGAAAGGTGTGGATTGGGGCGCCATCCCCGATCGCGTGGCCGAGGACGCCAGCCTCGTGAAAAACACGATACAGCGCGTCGTCGCCAAAGCACTCGGTGCGATGGAGAACTACTACGAGTATGACGACTACAACAAACCCAGCCACACCAAAGATGGAACGTACCCGCTCCGGGCGAACTACGAGGAGGGGTACAACTTGTTCCTTACCGACGACGGCGACGTGGCGTTCCGGATCAGCGCGAAGCCCTACAAGCACGTCAAGGGCGTCCTCGATGGTGACGACGCTCATCTCGACATTCTCAAGACCGCACTTGAAAGCGATGCATGGACGATTGGGACGGCGGAAGCCCTGTTCCGAAACGGCAACGCCGAGCTGCACGTCAACGTAACTATAGTAACCGTTAGAACTTTTTGCTCGGAGACTGTTGTAAGAGATAGTGGAACATCTCGACGAGATCTCTGTCGAGGAACTGCAAGACGCTCTTGACAATGTGGACGGAAAAAAGCCGACACA
The Halorientalis litorea DNA segment above includes these coding regions:
- a CDS encoding two-component system sensor histidine kinase NtrB, with the translated sequence MESPPPLVNGDDFYQTLVENAAEGMLTIDEQSNIVYANPAVKDILGYSPDELIGSSKMKIIPERLEPVHSAALESYVDSGERNIDWDGIELPALHKDGHEVPTLISLREHEHDGDRYFTGIIRDITERRRRENQLQDQKERLDEFADILTHDIRNPLSVAQGYTEIAQENHESPELKKVSESLSRIDDLVEDVLELSKAGRSIGETESIDVEDCIYESWDSVETRRATLRVDDELGSITADKSRFQELLGNLFRNSIDHGGEDVTVRVGSLSEGPGLYVADNGPGISKSVRSDVFEHGYSTNQEGTGYGLSIVHQIVEAHGWKINITGSSEGGARFEVTW
- a CDS encoding DUF7568 family protein — translated: MPRITNWRRECRSPTLAYRNTETGARAVLHRAPDSYRYKWRGAILVDGYPVWSRGYETKDATAFRDELRERPAPDLSCPECPNEDVRVGEKAADGAKVQRWYDCPDCGYEAPSRIIYGRSTP
- a CDS encoding DUF2080 family transposase-associated protein, with translation MANRFQIDGEEVLDGQVKEFGNSAHVTVPKRWRGADVKVVRTSEPTKQDEE